A genome region from Populus alba chromosome 5, ASM523922v2, whole genome shotgun sequence includes the following:
- the LOC118047665 gene encoding G-type lectin S-receptor-like serine/threonine-protein kinase At1g11330, with translation MEICSCMAYADNNNSGCLLWEGDLVNLKQSAIAAGRVIGAEIYIRLAASELELQIGSGSIRTGNIKWKIRTTLAVAIPTTLITLGLFMYFRCLCKGKLKHKGKEYTGHDLLLFDFDTDPSSTNKESSSVDKRKNRWSKNMELPLFSYESVSVATGQFSDKLGEGGFGPVYKGKLSKGLEIAVKRLSERSGQGLEEFRNETILIAKLQHRNLVRLLGSCIERDEKMLIYEYMPNKSLDFFLFDANRGQILDWGTRIRIIEGIAQGLLYLHRYSRLRIIHRDLKPSNILLDSEMNPKISDFGMARIFGGNETQANTNRIVGTYGYMSPEYAMEGLFSIKSDVFSFGVLVLEIVSGRKNTSFYHSDSLNLLGHAWKLWNSNKASDLMDPSLGDPPSTATLLRYINIGLLCVQESPADRPTMSDVISMIVNEHVALPGPKQPAFVAGRNVAEQRTLMRSSGVPSANNMTITAIDGR, from the exons ATGGAAATTTGTTCTTGCATGGCTTATGCCGATAATAATAACAGTGGGTGTTTGTTATGGGAAGGAGATCTTGTGAACTTAAAACAGTCAGCGATTGCTGCTGGGAGGGTAATCGGAGCAGAAATTTACATCAGACTTGCTGCTTCTGAGCTTGAACTTCAGATTGGTAGCGGCAGTATTCGAACAG GCAATATCAAATGGAAAATACGGACAACCTTGGCTGTGGCTATTCCAACAACTCTGATTACCTTAGGCCTCTTCATGTACTTCAGATGCCTGTGCAAAGGAAAGCTCAAACACAAAG GGAAGGAATATACAGGTCACGATTTATTGCTCTTTGATTTCGATACCGATCCTAGCTCAACTAACAAAGAATCTAGCTCTGTTGACAAGCGGAAGAATAGATGGAGTAAGAATATGGAATTGCCATTGTTCAGTTATGAGAGCGTATCAGTTGCAACTGGACAATTCTCAGACAAGCTTGGAGAGGGAGGATTTGGACCTGTTTATAAG GGAAAATTATCGAAGGGACTGGAAATAGCAGTGAAGCGGCTTTCAGAAAGATCTGGGCAGGGACTCGAGGAGTTCAGAAATGAGACAATTCTAATCGCCAAACTCCAGCACCGGAATCTTGTCAGGCTATTAGGTTCCTGTATTGAACGGGATGAGAAAATGCTAATCTATGAGTACATGCCAAATAAAAGCTTGgatttctttctctttg ATGCAAACAGAGGACAAATCCTAGATTGGGGTACACGGATTCGGATAATCGAAGGAATTGCTCAAGGCCTTCTGTATCTACATAGATATTCACGGTTACGAATCATTCACAGGGATTTAAAGCCTAGCAACATTCTATTAGACAGTgaaatgaatccaaaaatatCTGATTTCGGGATGGCTCGAATTTTCGGAGGCAATGAAACTCAAGCAAACACCAACAGGATCGTTGGCACATA TGGCTATATGTCCCCTGAATATGCTATGGAGGGCCTCTTCTCGATAAAATCTGATGTGTTTAGCTTCGGGGTGCTGGTACTTGAGATTGTAAGCGGCAGGAAGAATACTAGTTTCTACCACAGCGACTCCCTCAATCTTCTTGGACAT GCATGGAAGTTATGGAATTCTAATAAAGCTTCGGACTTGATGGATCCAAGCCTGGGAGATCCTCCTTCAACTGCTACGCTGTTGAGATACATAAACATAGGGCTTCTTTGTGTCCAAGAAAGTCCTGCTGATCGGCCTACAATGTCTGATGTTATATCCATGATCGTAAACGAACACGTGGCTCTCCCAGGACCTAAGCAACCTGCTTTTGTTGCAGGCAGAAACGTGGCAGAACAAAGAACATTGATGAGATCTTCTGGGGTACCTTCCGCGAATAATATGACAATAACGGCGATAGATGGGAGATAG